A portion of the bacterium (Candidatus Blackallbacteria) CG13_big_fil_rev_8_21_14_2_50_49_14 genome contains these proteins:
- a CDS encoding phosphate/phosphite/phosphonate ABC transporter substrate-binding protein: MSQIRRWSFLVLKRCLPLIALIFPLLTGCPSGQSETSNSSPEKAAVRIGFIPSENMEEIQRNSQPLIDMMSKKIGREVQPFIATDYTGIVEAFRGGKLDAAFLTPASYVMANSEAGVKVILKAQRGDKPFYHSIIFTRQDAGVNQLTDLKGKTFAFGDTLSTAGYIYPLKMLKAQGINPATDFDNLIFSGGHDATVLAVFNKKVVAGATYANDPKGDDAAWKHLLKPEEAKQLKILAVSDAIPSDNICISKDIAPELAKQVQDFFIELSKDPEGQKLIQKLYRIDSFVPATDEDYQGIRSAFSEAGIEVKKELSASGKGK, encoded by the coding sequence ATTTCGCAGATACGAAGATGGAGTTTTCTCGTGCTCAAACGCTGCCTTCCCCTTATCGCCCTGATCTTTCCCTTACTGACTGGCTGCCCTTCTGGACAATCCGAGACTTCTAACTCAAGCCCCGAAAAAGCTGCAGTAAGAATTGGATTCATTCCCTCTGAAAATATGGAAGAAATTCAACGCAATTCTCAGCCCCTGATCGACATGATGAGCAAAAAAATCGGCAGAGAAGTACAGCCTTTTATTGCGACCGATTATACAGGCATTGTAGAGGCTTTTCGGGGAGGAAAACTCGATGCAGCCTTTCTCACCCCAGCCTCTTACGTTATGGCCAACAGTGAGGCCGGTGTCAAAGTCATTCTCAAAGCTCAGCGGGGTGACAAACCCTTTTACCATTCGATTATTTTTACCCGCCAGGATGCTGGGGTCAATCAATTGACGGATCTCAAAGGCAAAACCTTTGCCTTTGGCGACACCCTCTCCACTGCAGGTTATATTTACCCCTTAAAAATGCTCAAAGCACAGGGCATTAACCCGGCCACGGATTTTGACAATCTGATTTTTTCAGGGGGTCACGACGCCACCGTCCTGGCTGTCTTCAATAAAAAAGTAGTGGCTGGCGCGACCTATGCCAATGACCCCAAGGGAGATGACGCAGCCTGGAAACATCTGCTCAAACCTGAAGAAGCCAAGCAGCTCAAAATTTTGGCAGTCTCTGACGCCATCCCTTCAGATAATATCTGCATTAGCAAAGACATTGCCCCTGAATTGGCCAAACAGGTTCAGGATTTCTTTATTGAACTCAGCAAAGATCCTGAAGGTCAAAAACTGATTCAAAAGCTCTACCGCATCGACAGCTTTGTGCCTGCAACTGACGAAGATTACCAAGGGATCAGAAGCGCCTTTTCTGAAGCCGGAATCGAAGTGAAAAAAGAGCTTAGCGCTTCAGGCAAAGGAAAATAG
- the phnE gene encoding phosphonate ABC transporter, permease protein PhnE, whose amino-acid sequence MLFLAALLVLWAFDGAKFRFNELFEGLPKIIETIGRMLPPDGTRIVDKKSYSVPEGMTVPQLLTPMPLSKEQAKLKQRWWNNTFPQTIVGATIQTIQMALVGTVLAVIFAFPLAFLAAINTTPHPVVYKCVRFLINLLRTIPDLALGLIFVSAVGLGPFAGTLALAFHTTTVLTKLLSESIENIDKGVVEAIRATGASYPQILSFAVVPQMLPDLISFTLYRFETNIRAAAILGLIGAGGIGYLLNTSFRTFQYQEASSIVVILIVLVMGVDNLSARLRKLVI is encoded by the coding sequence ATGCTTTTTTTAGCAGCGCTGCTTGTTCTTTGGGCTTTTGATGGGGCAAAATTCCGTTTTAACGAACTCTTTGAAGGCCTGCCCAAAATTATCGAAACCATTGGACGCATGCTGCCTCCTGACGGCACACGCATCGTAGACAAGAAATCCTATTCAGTACCTGAAGGGATGACAGTACCTCAACTCTTAACTCCCATGCCTTTATCCAAAGAACAGGCCAAGCTCAAACAGCGTTGGTGGAACAATACCTTTCCACAGACGATTGTAGGTGCAACCATTCAAACCATTCAAATGGCCTTGGTGGGGACTGTACTTGCTGTTATTTTTGCCTTTCCCTTGGCCTTTCTGGCGGCGATCAATACCACGCCTCACCCTGTGGTTTATAAATGCGTACGTTTTTTAATCAATCTCCTGCGCACCATTCCAGATCTGGCTCTGGGCTTAATTTTCGTTTCAGCAGTGGGCCTGGGACCTTTTGCGGGCACTTTGGCCCTGGCTTTTCATACCACCACAGTGCTCACGAAACTGCTCTCTGAATCGATTGAAAACATCGACAAGGGCGTGGTAGAAGCCATTCGCGCAACAGGCGCCTCCTATCCGCAAATTTTATCTTTTGCGGTGGTGCCACAAATGTTGCCTGATCTGATTTCATTTACGCTTTATCGTTTTGAAACCAATATCAGAGCAGCGGCTATTTTGGGTTTGATCGGTGCAGGAGGTATTGGCTATCTCTTAAATACCTCTTTCAGAACCTTTCAATACCAAGAAGCATCCTCGATTGTGGTTATTCTGATTGTTCTGGTCATGGGCGTTGACAATCTGAGTGCACGCTTGCGTAAACTCGTAATCTGA
- the phnC gene encoding phosphonate ABC transporter ATP-binding protein — MRTPLLELVNLKKSYADGRPILKGLSIQIQAGQFVGLIGLSGAGKSTLLRCINRLVEPSEGEMLVPGAVFLNNNDPTRLDISSLRGKELRAWRRKTGMIFQQFNIVKRLTVLENVLSGRLGYLDAMRTTLRIFNQQEKETALINLERVGLLSHAYKRADALSGGEQQRVAIARTLMQNPSLILADEPVASLDPKLAETVLDILKRVSQEDNITTIVSLHTLEMTRRYSDRVIGLAQGEVAFDDLPANLSDEVVANIYQRFTRQATK, encoded by the coding sequence ATGCGTACGCCTTTACTCGAGCTGGTAAATCTGAAAAAATCCTACGCCGATGGGCGCCCGATTCTCAAGGGCTTGAGCATCCAAATTCAGGCCGGGCAGTTTGTCGGTTTAATTGGGCTCAGTGGCGCAGGAAAATCGACCTTGCTGCGCTGCATCAACCGTTTGGTTGAACCTTCTGAAGGAGAAATGCTCGTTCCCGGTGCTGTCTTTCTCAACAACAACGATCCAACCCGCCTGGATATCAGCAGCTTACGCGGCAAAGAACTGCGTGCCTGGCGCAGAAAAACAGGCATGATCTTCCAACAGTTTAATATTGTCAAACGTTTAACCGTGCTTGAAAATGTCTTGTCTGGGCGCCTGGGCTACCTCGATGCCATGCGTACCACCCTGAGAATCTTTAACCAGCAGGAAAAAGAAACCGCGCTGATCAATCTTGAACGTGTCGGCCTGCTCTCTCACGCCTATAAGCGTGCCGACGCCCTGAGTGGAGGAGAACAACAACGGGTTGCAATTGCACGCACCCTGATGCAAAATCCCAGTCTGATTCTGGCAGATGAGCCGGTTGCGAGCCTGGATCCTAAACTTGCAGAAACCGTACTGGATATTTTGAAACGCGTCAGCCAGGAAGACAATATCACGACGATTGTCAGCCTGCACACCCTTGAAATGACCCGACGTTATTCCGATCGCGTGATTGGTTTGGCTCAAGGAGAGGTCGCATTTGACGATCTTCCCGCAAATTTAAGCGACGAAGTTGTCGCCAATATTTACCAAAGATTTACCCGGCAGGCTACCAAATGA